A genomic stretch from Rhodothermales bacterium includes:
- the tsaD gene encoding tRNA (adenosine(37)-N6)-threonylcarbamoyltransferase complex transferase subunit TsaD produces MTILGIESSCDDTAAALVTNGRLVSSIVSSQVLHEQFGGVVPELASRDHQRNIVSVVEQAIETADASIESIDAVAVTYGPGLAGSLLVGLSYGKALAAARGIPLVGVNHLDGHIYSVFIEEPVPEFPFLCLVASGGHTMLVHVDAEFRHELLGSTRDDAAGEAFDKVGKMLGLPFPGGPEVDRLASAGDPGFHRFPRAALDGFDFSFSGVKTSVLYFLKQPHGQDRHVFLEQHLEDVCASFQDAVVSMLMTQLAKAVDATGAARVAIVGGVSANTALREAAERYCEDRGLALFIPSPIYCMDNAAMIATAGYYKLIAGLSSPFTLTADANAAFS; encoded by the coding sequence ATGACCATCCTCGGAATCGAGAGCTCTTGCGATGACACGGCGGCCGCGCTGGTCACTAACGGCCGACTGGTGTCCAGTATTGTGTCGTCGCAGGTTCTGCACGAGCAATTCGGCGGGGTGGTGCCGGAACTGGCTTCTCGTGACCATCAGCGCAATATCGTGTCAGTTGTCGAGCAGGCAATCGAGACCGCCGACGCCTCCATCGAGTCAATTGATGCGGTGGCCGTCACATACGGTCCGGGACTGGCCGGCTCGCTCCTGGTGGGCCTGAGCTATGGCAAGGCGCTGGCAGCGGCCCGGGGCATTCCGCTCGTCGGAGTGAACCACCTGGACGGCCACATATACTCGGTGTTCATCGAGGAGCCTGTCCCGGAGTTCCCGTTCCTTTGTCTCGTGGCCTCTGGCGGCCATACGATGCTTGTCCACGTTGATGCGGAGTTTCGTCACGAGCTCCTTGGATCCACGCGTGATGATGCCGCCGGAGAGGCCTTCGACAAGGTGGGGAAAATGCTCGGACTGCCATTCCCGGGCGGGCCGGAAGTCGACCGACTCGCTTCTGCGGGAGATCCGGGATTTCACCGCTTTCCCCGCGCAGCACTCGATGGATTTGATTTTTCGTTCAGCGGCGTCAAGACGTCTGTTCTCTATTTCCTGAAACAACCGCACGGTCAGGACAGGCACGTATTTCTGGAGCAACATCTCGAGGATGTCTGTGCTTCGTTTCAGGATGCCGTGGTCAGTATGCTCATGACCCAGCTGGCAAAGGCGGTGGATGCAACCGGCGCCGCGCGCGTCGCCATCGTCGGCGGTGTCTCGGCGAACACCGCACTTCGCGAGGCGGCCGAGCGATACTGCGAGGATCGCGGCCTTGCCCTGTTCATACCAAGTCCGATCTATTGCATGGACAATGCTGCGATGATCGCCACTGCAGGCTATTATAAGTTGATTGCGGGCCTTTCAAGTCCATTTACTCTGACAGCCGACGCGAACGCAGCGTTTAGCTGA
- a CDS encoding YjgP/YjgQ family permease, with protein sequence MFSRIHRMILRMFPGPFLGWLGAFMFLLVMQFLIRYMSQLVGRGLPATAILELVAYSLAYMVVLAVPMSVLIATLMTYGRLAETGAYAVIKTSGLSLMQVLWPSLLVGALLTAGMWHFNSVILPEANYRAKTLWSDIRQKKPGFELEPGVFYEGIDDYSILVKEINHETGALTDVTIFDYSQGSKRRAEIKAASGRLSASDSGSELTLELADGELHRLMRNRVATGSTERYERLKFKTYLFRLDLSDLAFRRSDPGSERRSDRTMRSREMQRIVDSLRATAQQTRVDLLNQTLFLGTLEPTDGNEVIRPVTPARIEESLNADDALQHIRNFEGLTSDRIRSVYNRSIQSARLVRSQIDNTKRTLHWQEQRADRFAVEIHKKYSIAVACIIFVLIGGPLGLSIRRGSLGRSAIVAVAILLFYWVTLVQGEKFADRGHLEPWIGMWAANVVTGIGGLWIFLYAYLDLKATPSLTSRFRRWLKRGP encoded by the coding sequence ATGTTCTCTCGGATCCACCGCATGATTCTCAGGATGTTTCCAGGACCGTTCCTGGGATGGCTGGGAGCGTTCATGTTTCTGCTCGTGATGCAATTCCTGATCCGGTACATGTCGCAGCTGGTCGGGCGGGGACTGCCGGCCACTGCCATCCTCGAGCTTGTCGCGTACAGCCTGGCATACATGGTGGTGCTCGCTGTTCCCATGTCGGTACTCATCGCCACGCTGATGACCTACGGGCGCCTGGCCGAGACCGGAGCGTATGCGGTCATCAAGACATCTGGCTTGTCCCTGATGCAGGTGCTGTGGCCGTCATTGCTCGTCGGAGCGCTACTGACCGCCGGTATGTGGCACTTCAACAGCGTCATTCTTCCCGAAGCCAACTATCGCGCGAAGACGCTGTGGTCAGATATCCGCCAGAAGAAGCCTGGTTTTGAACTCGAGCCAGGCGTGTTTTACGAGGGTATCGACGATTACAGTATTCTGGTGAAAGAGATCAACCACGAGACTGGCGCGCTCACCGATGTAACGATCTTCGACTATTCGCAGGGGTCCAAGCGGCGGGCGGAGATCAAGGCCGCGTCCGGCCGACTTTCGGCTTCGGACTCCGGTTCCGAGTTGACCCTTGAGTTGGCGGACGGTGAGCTTCATCGACTGATGCGCAATCGCGTTGCAACGGGATCCACCGAGCGATACGAGCGCCTGAAGTTCAAGACCTATCTATTTCGCCTCGACCTCTCCGACCTTGCCTTTCGTCGCAGTGACCCGGGCAGTGAGCGTCGCTCCGATCGGACGATGCGGTCACGTGAAATGCAGAGAATCGTTGATTCGCTTCGTGCTACTGCGCAACAGACGCGCGTCGATCTACTCAATCAGACGCTGTTCCTGGGCACGCTTGAGCCGACAGACGGTAACGAAGTGATCCGCCCGGTCACACCCGCTCGCATAGAGGAGTCACTGAACGCAGATGACGCGTTGCAGCATATTCGGAATTTTGAGGGGCTGACCTCCGATCGTATTCGATCCGTGTACAACCGTTCAATACAGTCCGCGCGTCTGGTTCGAAGTCAGATCGACAACACGAAGCGGACACTACACTGGCAGGAGCAGCGTGCGGACCGGTTCGCTGTCGAAATACACAAGAAGTACTCCATTGCCGTCGCATGTATCATTTTCGTGCTCATCGGAGGCCCCCTGGGCCTGAGCATTCGTCGCGGCAGCCTGGGTCGATCCGCGATCGTAGCGGTGGCGATTCTACTCTTCTACTGGGTCACCCTTGTGCAAGGAGAGAAATTTGCGGATCGCGGCCATCTGGAACCCTGGATAGGCATGTGGGCGGCTAACGTCGTGACCGGAATCGGAGGACTGTGGATCTTCTTGTACGCGTATCTGGACCTCAAGGCCACGCCATCACTGACGTCCCGATTTCGTCGGTGGTTGAAGCGCGGACCGTAG
- a CDS encoding DUF2723 domain-containing protein: protein MNWIRTERLVAAAVFVYALVLYLLTVAPTASFWDSGEFIAIASQLQVSHPPGAPFYMLVGRLFSMFVPDAYVALSVNLVSVAASAFTVLLAHLIIVRLVREWQAEDSTGALDRITALFAGVIGACTFAVTDSFWFNAVEAEVYAMSMFFTAVVVWLILKWSEQARVEEASHSGGQHPFTLQANRYLILIAYLFGLAIGVHLLNLLAVFFIALIVFYTEFERQDWTTRQVVMGLIAAGAVASAAFLVIYPGVILWLPTLAGNMDSPVLLLFGLVAGVVFLVYYTNKKRMAPANLIAVSLVMVLIGYSAYALIFIRSASDPPIDENDPENAAAIVSYLKREQYGATPIFKGNTFDDRTGSLGEKEVYFPRRHSPDQVHWREYRRYDSDLDFFLSYQIGHMYLRYFAFNFIGRASDIQDAPFITGMSFLDGDKDVPFFQTPSEEASRNAYFALPFLLGLLGLVHHFSRDRRRAFAVFVLFVMTGVGIIFYLNQPPMQPRERDYAYVANFFSFSLWIGIGAAGLIEFVRQACRTRSLTESATRGLIFVTGGLIFVAVPLVMLVANFDDHDRSGRYVAPDYAYNMLMSLADDAVIFTNGDNDTFPLWYLQEVEGVRQDVRVANLSLMNTSWYLRQLKNQSSRDSAPLPMSMSDDQIDAIGPRAWRPNEVTLPVDKKALFGDSEMGFSLDDTSLVESPMKWTLEGRPLSEEYNYLHAADQAALDILVTNARQNWRRPIYFAVTVSPDGLLNLENYFQLEGQAQRVVPIPHDEGFLGRVDPEITPERLAAFRLRGLDDPDVYFDENIRNMLDNYRSVYSHAAQSLARRGEGAKARALLDTLMLKMPFETVPGDANTFVMMANAYQAVGASEKAVEIARRAEPVVLRRLETATTQRQLELAARYVQLVRLIYMDGGDFVLASELGGRIADFFDDSTFRQSPEELQVLFEQSTARSANDN, encoded by the coding sequence ATGAACTGGATTCGAACAGAGCGGCTTGTAGCGGCCGCGGTATTCGTCTACGCGCTGGTCCTCTACCTTCTGACGGTAGCTCCCACGGCTTCATTCTGGGATTCCGGCGAATTCATAGCCATTGCGAGCCAGTTGCAGGTCTCGCATCCGCCGGGTGCGCCGTTCTACATGCTCGTCGGCCGACTTTTCTCGATGTTCGTACCGGATGCCTACGTCGCGCTCAGCGTCAACCTGGTATCGGTCGCTGCAAGCGCCTTTACGGTCCTCCTCGCGCACCTCATTATCGTACGCCTCGTTCGAGAGTGGCAGGCGGAGGATTCAACCGGCGCCCTCGACCGCATCACCGCGCTCTTTGCAGGCGTCATTGGTGCCTGCACGTTCGCGGTGACGGACTCGTTCTGGTTCAACGCGGTTGAGGCAGAAGTGTACGCGATGTCGATGTTCTTCACCGCCGTCGTCGTATGGCTAATCCTGAAGTGGAGCGAGCAGGCTCGTGTCGAAGAGGCATCGCACAGTGGCGGTCAGCATCCCTTCACACTACAGGCCAACCGGTACCTTATTCTGATCGCCTATCTGTTCGGACTGGCGATCGGCGTCCACCTGTTGAATCTGCTGGCCGTGTTCTTCATCGCACTGATCGTCTTCTACACCGAGTTTGAGAGACAGGACTGGACGACCAGGCAGGTGGTAATGGGACTCATCGCAGCTGGTGCCGTCGCTTCGGCCGCCTTCTTGGTGATCTATCCCGGTGTCATTCTGTGGCTGCCGACGCTGGCCGGCAACATGGATTCGCCCGTACTCCTGCTCTTCGGACTCGTGGCCGGGGTTGTATTCCTTGTCTACTACACGAATAAAAAGCGGATGGCGCCGGCAAATCTCATTGCCGTGTCGCTCGTGATGGTCCTTATCGGATACTCCGCCTACGCCCTCATCTTCATCCGAAGCGCCTCCGATCCTCCTATTGACGAGAATGACCCGGAGAATGCAGCCGCGATCGTCTCGTACTTGAAGCGTGAGCAATATGGCGCGACGCCCATTTTCAAGGGAAACACGTTCGACGATCGGACCGGAAGCCTCGGTGAGAAAGAAGTCTATTTCCCCAGACGACATTCCCCCGATCAGGTACACTGGCGGGAGTACAGGCGCTATGACTCAGATCTGGACTTCTTCTTGAGTTACCAGATCGGCCACATGTATCTCCGATACTTCGCGTTCAACTTTATCGGACGCGCAAGCGACATCCAGGATGCCCCCTTCATTACGGGTATGTCGTTTCTGGATGGGGACAAGGACGTCCCGTTTTTCCAGACGCCGAGCGAGGAGGCGTCGCGCAATGCGTATTTCGCTCTCCCGTTCCTTCTGGGTCTGCTCGGCCTTGTGCACCACTTCTCTCGTGACCGGCGAAGAGCGTTCGCCGTCTTTGTGCTCTTCGTGATGACGGGGGTAGGAATAATCTTCTATCTCAACCAGCCGCCGATGCAACCCCGGGAGAGGGACTACGCCTATGTGGCCAACTTCTTCTCTTTTTCGCTGTGGATCGGGATTGGCGCCGCGGGACTGATCGAGTTTGTACGCCAGGCATGTCGAACCCGCAGCCTGACGGAATCCGCAACGCGTGGTCTGATTTTCGTCACTGGAGGCCTGATTTTCGTCGCTGTACCACTCGTCATGCTTGTAGCGAATTTTGACGATCACGATCGTTCCGGCCGATACGTCGCCCCGGACTACGCCTACAACATGCTGATGAGCCTCGCGGACGACGCCGTGATCTTCACGAATGGTGATAATGACACCTTCCCTCTGTGGTATCTGCAGGAAGTGGAGGGTGTTCGACAGGACGTCCGCGTCGCAAACCTGTCACTGATGAATACCTCGTGGTACCTCCGGCAGCTGAAGAACCAGTCTTCGCGGGACTCCGCACCGCTACCCATGTCGATGTCGGACGACCAGATTGACGCCATTGGACCGCGAGCGTGGCGGCCGAACGAGGTTACCCTGCCTGTGGACAAGAAGGCACTTTTTGGTGACTCCGAGATGGGATTCTCGCTCGATGATACAAGCCTCGTCGAGAGCCCGATGAAGTGGACGCTAGAGGGACGACCACTATCAGAGGAGTACAATTACCTGCATGCCGCCGACCAGGCGGCGCTCGACATTCTCGTTACGAACGCCCGACAGAACTGGCGCCGCCCGATCTACTTTGCGGTAACGGTCAGCCCCGACGGGCTTCTGAATCTCGAGAACTATTTTCAGCTTGAAGGGCAGGCGCAGCGCGTCGTTCCGATTCCGCACGACGAAGGATTCCTCGGGCGTGTCGACCCCGAGATCACACCGGAGCGCCTGGCTGCGTTCAGGTTGCGTGGCCTGGACGATCCGGATGTGTACTTCGACGAGAATATTCGAAATATGCTCGACAACTACCGCAGCGTGTATTCGCACGCGGCGCAGAGTCTGGCGCGCCGCGGCGAGGGCGCCAAAGCACGGGCGCTGCTGGACACGCTCATGCTGAAGATGCCGTTCGAGACGGTACCCGGTGACGCCAACACGTTTGTGATGATGGCGAACGCGTATCAGGCAGTCGGTGCCTCAGAAAAGGCCGTGGAGATCGCCAGGCGTGCGGAACCTGTTGTTCTCCGGAGACTGGAAACGGCCACTACGCAGCGTCAGCTGGAGCTGGCAGCACGGTATGTTCAGCTTGTGCGGCTGATCTACATGGACGGCGGTGACTTCGTCCTCGCGTCCGAACTCGGCGGCCGGATCGCAGACTTCTTCGACGACAGCACATTCCGACAGTCCCCCGAGGAATTGCAGGTGCTCTTCGAGCAATCAACGGCCCGGTCCGCCAACGATAATTGA
- a CDS encoding MBL fold metallo-hydrolase, whose translation MIVKTFTFNPFQTNCFVCSVGQSAVVIDPSSAEEAEHREVIDYISAEDLDVERILLTHAHLDHIFGLAHLCDALNVPFWMHRSDLPLLEHAAEQALLFQTELDQPPAPAGFLEDHGTVNVGANSWTVLHTPGHSPGSISFHDRSEKLVFGGDVLFAGSIGRTDLWQGSLPTLMQSIFQKLVPLGHETRVYAGHGPDTTIGQEVAQNPFLVAREEFDQR comes from the coding sequence ATGATCGTCAAGACATTCACGTTCAACCCTTTTCAGACGAACTGCTTTGTGTGCTCGGTTGGCCAATCGGCGGTGGTCATCGATCCGTCAAGCGCTGAGGAAGCCGAGCATCGTGAAGTGATAGACTACATCAGTGCCGAAGATCTCGATGTGGAACGGATCCTGCTCACGCACGCGCACCTGGACCATATCTTCGGACTTGCTCATCTGTGCGATGCACTGAATGTCCCGTTCTGGATGCATCGATCGGACTTGCCGCTGCTGGAGCATGCGGCGGAGCAGGCGCTTCTGTTTCAAACGGAGCTCGACCAACCTCCGGCGCCGGCCGGCTTTCTGGAAGATCACGGGACCGTGAATGTAGGAGCAAATTCCTGGACTGTACTTCACACGCCCGGACATTCACCCGGCTCGATCAGTTTTCACGACCGGTCGGAAAAGCTGGTCTTCGGCGGAGATGTGCTTTTCGCCGGATCGATCGGACGGACTGACCTGTGGCAGGGATCGCTTCCGACTCTCATGCAATCCATCTTCCAGAAGCTCGTGCCCCTCGGACATGAGACGCGCGTTTACGCCGGGCACGGTCCGGACACCACGATCGGACAGGAGGTCGCACAGAATCCATTTCTCGTGGCGCGCGAGGAGTTCGACCAGCGCTAA
- the rsfS gene encoding ribosome silencing factor — protein MTQSELPSIPQRSGSEKRATNNPSTALAASAMDAALDKKARDVVVMDLRGISGVADFFVLCTGDSDVQIKAIAESVRGDIRSKYKEKPWHVEGLDHLQWVLLDYVDVVVHVFAEGRRSFYELERLWGDAEIGTVSSEGSSADIPFLQSPAARAVRHGD, from the coding sequence ATGACTCAATCGGAACTACCGTCCATTCCTCAACGCTCCGGCAGCGAGAAACGAGCCACGAACAACCCGTCGACGGCTCTTGCCGCCAGTGCCATGGACGCCGCGCTTGACAAGAAAGCCCGCGATGTGGTGGTCATGGATCTGAGAGGTATCAGCGGCGTCGCCGATTTCTTTGTGTTGTGCACGGGAGATTCCGACGTCCAGATCAAGGCTATTGCCGAGTCGGTGCGCGGGGATATTCGATCGAAATACAAGGAGAAGCCGTGGCATGTCGAGGGGCTCGACCATCTGCAGTGGGTACTTCTGGATTATGTGGATGTCGTGGTTCACGTGTTTGCGGAAGGACGGCGGTCCTTCTATGAGCTCGAGCGTCTTTGGGGGGATGCAGAAATTGGCACAGTGTCCTCCGAAGGATCGTCTGCTGACATCCCGTTTCTTCAGAGCCCCGCCGCCCGGGCGGTTCGCCACGGTGATTGA
- a CDS encoding LytR C-terminal domain-containing protein: protein MVSARAAWSNRLLTTILVVTGVAAALLLYAFGVRVLAPRVDSQRVIEDGKLVGSTIQLEVRNGCGVAGLAAITTQYLRDHGFDVVETGNYSVSDVKQSKVIDRVGDMESAAKVARVLGIAEERVEQDINADLYLNASVVIGMDYKDMKPFEPD, encoded by the coding sequence ATGGTCAGTGCAAGGGCGGCATGGTCCAACCGGCTGCTCACTACAATACTTGTGGTGACCGGTGTGGCTGCAGCGTTACTTCTGTACGCATTTGGAGTTCGAGTGCTTGCACCCCGTGTCGACTCTCAGAGAGTAATTGAGGACGGCAAACTGGTCGGCAGTACGATACAGCTTGAAGTTCGAAACGGCTGCGGTGTGGCCGGCCTGGCAGCAATCACGACGCAGTACCTTCGCGATCACGGATTCGACGTGGTAGAGACCGGCAACTACAGTGTATCCGACGTCAAGCAGTCCAAAGTGATTGACAGGGTCGGAGATATGGAGTCGGCCGCGAAGGTGGCCCGCGTGCTCGGTATCGCTGAGGAACGTGTCGAACAGGACATCAATGCTGACCTGTATCTCAATGCGTCCGTCGTAATAGGCATGGATTACAAAGACATGAAACCGTTCGAGCCCGACTGA
- the pheA gene encoding chorismate mutase produces MLIKTALKLVNSISDKRPQVSDDPSVADLDAWRNRIDAIDVAVMNLLNERSVCANKIGLIKKHNGMPVYVPSRETEVIANVVSSNPGPLPDQAVRRLFERIIDETRSLERHLYQEEPLSGEGDPHDD; encoded by the coding sequence ATGCTCATCAAGACCGCCCTGAAACTCGTTAATTCTATCTCCGACAAGCGGCCGCAGGTATCGGACGATCCTTCTGTAGCCGACCTCGACGCGTGGCGCAATCGCATCGACGCCATCGATGTCGCCGTGATGAACCTGCTGAACGAACGATCGGTATGTGCGAACAAGATCGGATTGATCAAGAAGCACAATGGCATGCCGGTATATGTGCCGAGCCGCGAGACCGAGGTGATTGCGAACGTGGTGTCCAGCAACCCCGGCCCGCTCCCTGACCAGGCGGTCCGCCGGTTGTTTGAACGAATCATAGACGAAACGCGTTCACTCGAACGACACCTATATCAAGAAGAACCCCTCTCCGGAGAAGGTGACCCTCATGACGATTGA
- the mltG gene encoding endolytic transglycosylase MltG: protein MSRPRTFAILTVGVVALFVGGCAILYYVAFAPNTGGFEGKKSVKIAPSSSFAQAVDSLAADGLLRSATTFSLMARVTGWGDQIKAGYYEIPADASNYDMLETLRKGLQSPIRITIPPGSRREVVAAVAARNMAFDSGSFLAALSDTSLARSLSTDTTHLFGFIMPETYFFYWQTSPEDVIRTIRKEFDRRYERLVAGATAEPPLTADDAVTLASIVEWESDIVDEKPRIAGVYLNRLRNSWRLQADPTVQFAILALEGSKRRLFFKDYEITHPYNTYLYAGLPPGPITNPSMSSVEAVLRPEKHRYYYFVATGEGNHIFSRTLTEHQRNARNYRRLMQQRRAQVGG from the coding sequence ATGTCCCGTCCAAGAACTTTTGCCATCCTCACTGTCGGTGTTGTCGCCCTCTTCGTCGGCGGGTGCGCAATCCTCTACTATGTCGCTTTTGCCCCCAACACGGGCGGCTTTGAGGGAAAGAAATCGGTCAAGATCGCTCCGTCGAGCAGTTTTGCACAGGCAGTAGATTCGCTGGCTGCGGATGGCCTGCTCCGGTCTGCCACAACGTTCAGTCTTATGGCCCGTGTCACGGGATGGGGTGATCAGATCAAGGCGGGGTACTACGAGATTCCGGCCGACGCCTCGAACTACGACATGCTCGAGACCCTGCGAAAAGGACTGCAGTCGCCAATCCGAATCACCATTCCGCCGGGTTCGCGTCGCGAAGTCGTTGCCGCCGTCGCAGCCCGCAACATGGCATTCGACTCCGGTTCGTTTCTCGCTGCACTGTCTGACACCTCGCTTGCCCGGTCGCTGTCAACAGACACGACGCACCTGTTCGGGTTCATTATGCCGGAGACCTACTTCTTCTACTGGCAGACCTCTCCTGAGGATGTCATTCGGACGATCCGGAAGGAATTTGATCGGCGCTACGAGCGCCTTGTTGCGGGTGCCACCGCGGAGCCGCCGCTTACCGCCGACGACGCTGTTACGCTTGCATCGATAGTCGAATGGGAGAGCGACATCGTCGATGAAAAACCACGCATCGCAGGAGTGTACTTGAACCGGCTACGAAACAGCTGGCGCCTTCAGGCTGATCCAACGGTTCAGTTTGCGATCCTGGCCCTGGAGGGATCCAAACGCAGACTCTTCTTTAAGGACTACGAAATCACGCATCCTTACAACACCTACCTGTACGCGGGCCTTCCACCGGGTCCTATCACCAATCCGTCGATGTCTTCCGTCGAGGCCGTGTTGCGCCCGGAGAAGCACCGGTACTATTACTTCGTTGCGACCGGCGAAGGCAACCACATTTTCTCAAGGACCCTTACGGAGCATCAGCGCAACGCCAGAAACTACCGACGCCTGATGCAGCAGCGCAGAGCCCAGGTCGGTGGCTAG
- the rsmI gene encoding 16S rRNA (cytidine(1402)-2'-O)-methyltransferase, with product MLYIVPTPIGNLQDITLRALDVLKQVDLIACEDTRTSGKLLSHYGITTRRISYHDHNERTRTPHLIARMKAGASIALISDAGTPGISDPGFYLVRECHRHDVVVVPLPGPSAVLPALVASGIPSERFVFEAFLPPKKGRKARLQEIAAETRTVVFYESPHRILKTLAELEELCGPERPIAVARELTKKFEEVERGSIGGVRQTLMTRTKQKGEFVVVIGGAGKVESP from the coding sequence ATGCTGTACATCGTTCCTACACCCATCGGAAACCTGCAGGATATCACCCTGCGCGCGCTCGACGTGCTGAAACAGGTAGACCTTATCGCGTGCGAGGATACCCGTACGTCCGGCAAACTCCTCTCCCACTACGGCATCACGACCCGGCGGATCTCGTACCACGATCATAACGAGCGCACACGCACTCCTCATCTGATCGCTCGCATGAAAGCGGGAGCGAGCATTGCTCTCATAAGTGACGCGGGCACGCCCGGCATCTCGGATCCCGGATTCTATCTGGTACGTGAGTGTCATCGACACGACGTCGTCGTCGTTCCTTTACCGGGGCCGAGTGCCGTTCTTCCGGCACTGGTGGCAAGCGGAATTCCGAGCGAGCGCTTCGTCTTCGAGGCATTTCTTCCACCGAAAAAAGGTCGAAAGGCCAGGCTGCAGGAGATAGCTGCGGAGACGCGCACCGTCGTTTTTTATGAATCCCCACACCGGATTCTGAAGACACTCGCTGAACTGGAGGAGCTCTGCGGACCCGAGCGGCCTATCGCGGTGGCACGGGAATTGACGAAGAAATTCGAGGAGGTCGAGCGAGGCTCAATCGGCGGGGTTCGTCAGACACTGATGACGCGCACGAAGCAAAAAGGCGAATTTGTCGTGGTGATCGGAGGAGCCGGTAAGGTCGAATCGCCCTGA